One Desulfovibrio fairfieldensis genomic window carries:
- a CDS encoding radical SAM protein, with protein sequence MAAPRLEPHLVMADQSGNIYDDPQLLMVCRRGAQWGLPRPDELMPLPEESELFLLPGRRAVGLNPESGETEVLDQLAVAAFAAPAHTLSAHPAYESETDAPLLPLFAYGAVGFAHGRFYVCARKVDQDPRQRFQRIPRGRIEQNVRRLLREHPDNRLIRHILDNCVLRYDCPAARNFALGRYEAPLPTSRACNARCVGCISAQDKDSPVAVTPQCRLAFTPEAAEIVEVMRLHQSRETATPIYSFGQGCEGDPLTNAGLLVESVRLFRTGGGRGTVNCNTNASNPGAVARLAEAGLTSMRVSCNSAREALYQRYYRPADYSFADVRASIREARQRGIFVSLNLLFFPGVTDTEEELEALARLAGENGVSMIQWRNLNIDPEWYFRLMSGREGSTSPAVPDAALDTAPSMGLTVFMKRLKKLCPWLRYGYFNPYLGDRAEITAPLPGAWRMPEPEARSALGAAGAEE encoded by the coding sequence ATGGCCGCTCCGCGTCTTGAGCCGCATCTGGTCATGGCCGACCAGAGCGGCAACATCTATGACGATCCGCAATTGCTGATGGTCTGTCGCCGGGGTGCCCAGTGGGGCCTGCCGCGTCCCGACGAACTCATGCCCCTGCCCGAGGAAAGCGAGCTTTTTCTTCTGCCGGGCCGCCGGGCCGTGGGCCTGAATCCGGAAAGCGGCGAAACCGAGGTTCTGGACCAGCTGGCAGTAGCCGCCTTTGCCGCGCCCGCGCACACCCTTTCGGCCCACCCGGCCTATGAAAGCGAAACCGACGCGCCCCTGCTGCCCCTCTTCGCTTACGGCGCGGTGGGCTTCGCGCACGGCCGCTTTTACGTCTGCGCCCGCAAGGTGGACCAAGACCCGCGCCAGCGGTTCCAGCGCATCCCGCGCGGCCGTATTGAGCAGAACGTGCGGCGCCTGTTGCGCGAGCACCCGGACAATCGCCTGATCCGCCATATTCTGGACAATTGCGTGCTGCGCTACGACTGTCCGGCGGCGCGCAACTTCGCTCTGGGCCGCTATGAAGCGCCGCTGCCCACCTCGCGCGCCTGCAACGCGCGTTGCGTGGGCTGCATCTCGGCCCAGGACAAGGATTCGCCCGTGGCCGTGACGCCCCAGTGCCGTCTGGCCTTCACTCCCGAAGCCGCCGAAATCGTGGAGGTCATGCGCCTGCACCAGAGCCGGGAGACGGCCACGCCCATCTATTCCTTCGGCCAGGGCTGTGAGGGCGACCCCCTGACCAATGCGGGCCTGCTGGTGGAAAGCGTGCGCCTGTTCCGCACCGGCGGCGGCCGGGGTACGGTCAACTGCAATACCAATGCCTCCAATCCCGGGGCTGTGGCCCGTCTGGCCGAGGCCGGGCTGACCAGTATGCGGGTGAGCTGCAACAGCGCCCGCGAGGCGCTCTACCAGCGTTACTACCGGCCCGCCGATTACAGCTTCGCCGACGTGCGCGCTTCCATCCGCGAGGCGCGGCAACGCGGCATCTTCGTCTCGCTCAACCTGCTGTTCTTCCCCGGCGTCACGGATACCGAAGAGGAACTGGAGGCCCTGGCCCGCCTGGCGGGCGAAAACGGCGTGAGCATGATCCAGTGGCGCAATCTGAACATCGACCCGGAATGGTATTTCCGGCTGATGAGCGGCCGGGAGGGAAGCACCTCCCCCGCGGTTCCGGACGCAGCGCTGGACACGGCGCCGAGCATGGGCCTGACCGTGTTCATGAAGCGGCTCAAAAAGCTCTGTCCCTGGCTGCGCTACGGCTACTTCAATCCCTATCTGGGCGACAGAGCGGAAATCACGGCCCCCCTGCCCGGCGCATGGCGCATGCCCGAGCCCGAGGCCAGGAGCGCCCTCGGCGCCGCGGGGGCCGAGGAATAG
- a CDS encoding helix-turn-helix transcriptional regulator: MASITYRYTASGEVEFVTSRNAAQRYPWHLHAAHWVSGVVLSGGLVLETRAEARYLRTGGYFRIPRLCAHRLFLEPGTTLLAACLPTNSSILPYDARLAGLVRKACAPLALGARAEHLARHLLHAQPPEESTAEPPIQTVCRLLLDDPATPWPLKRLAALAGYSPWHFLRRFRRETGLTPHAFHLLCRLRLARALLRADTAAAEAAVSAGFTDQSHLHKLFKRQHGMTPGQFRRASLRLEA; encoded by the coding sequence ATGGCCTCTATCACATACCGATATACGGCTTCCGGCGAGGTTGAATTTGTGACTTCCCGGAATGCCGCGCAAAGGTATCCCTGGCATCTGCATGCGGCGCATTGGGTAAGCGGCGTCGTGCTGTCCGGCGGCCTTGTGCTGGAAACCCGCGCCGAGGCGCGTTACCTGCGGACCGGCGGTTATTTCAGGATTCCCCGACTGTGCGCCCACAGGCTGTTTCTCGAACCCGGAACAACTCTGCTGGCGGCCTGTCTGCCGACGAATTCCTCCATCCTCCCGTATGACGCCCGGCTTGCCGGGCTGGTACGCAAAGCCTGCGCGCCTCTCGCTCTGGGCGCGCGAGCAGAGCACCTGGCCCGACATCTCCTCCACGCGCAACCGCCGGAAGAAAGCACTGCGGAACCACCGATACAAACCGTATGCCGCCTGCTGCTGGACGACCCCGCCACGCCCTGGCCCCTCAAGCGGCTGGCCGCCCTGGCGGGTTACAGCCCCTGGCATTTTCTCCGTCGTTTCCGCCGGGAGACCGGCCTGACGCCCCACGCCTTTCATCTGCTCTGCCGCCTGCGCCTGGCGCGCGCCCTGTTGCGGGCGGATACGGCAGCGGCCGAGGCCGCCGTATCCGCCGGTTTTACGGACCAGAGCCATCTGCACAAGCTGTTCAAGCGGCAGCACGGCATGACGCCGGGGCAGTTCCGGCGGGCAAGCCTCAGGCTGGAAGCGTGA
- a CDS encoding AsmA family protein: MFLTARRLRLLLRIFLALLLVLSVLLATAFYLLQRNPEALTRHYLDGISARTGLIFCVEAVDVVLLPVPSIAVSNASVRGKDLHFSVAYATLRPDFLALLRGEFVPRNISLLRPKLGGALPLPLGDMDALAARLRGNGGGLPDLPDGCRMTIVQGEAELIGTDGAHLQLSGLQCRLDTEAPAAVSGRVHLGAVLLRRQGAPLIRLDNFLAEGESDLRTPLTATPKLRLSGSLRWPPFLERFNMALDLQGGATGWTARADLRGELAKDRESLPFSVAGTAAMRGSEPIVNLERLRLELGPDSGELSGTLRLPGALQNKEQGFSLDGRLLLHRASLTQWLGFARNLAPGLQLALDNLTDGSLDFHLDGLGLTVPRIAVRCAGARFTGSGGVASWVKPEVALDLRAERLNLGLAIPESVGKPPLGPRFFHDSLTPLPGEPLKPGETGVDYDIRLAAAKVDYGPLLIEDAKVVISPGKMDKNGLEDTLLTAEGRLYGGSVRGECILGGGPELPYAIKMRFRDVNGAPLGKAMPVLPIKSGRLRADVDIMSQGRELDVFLGKLRGTVSARGEQGALRLPGASGSLAFTGMDVELKARSAAWEKGRLGLDGQWSGALDSVDLNGRADLNGRLWFSGDGGGNGNLDFQNLPGSLALRLSPALSALPEGLQADLSGEFSCQGARNQLAVGKAHANALGVELRGQAQVNSGKGGLAWQGSVSAFSRDLGRTLRQAFSTAAKLPPDLNTLSLETDFKGTSETLSLSNIRARVDQSTVSGSLSASMRKSQPVLDFNLSVDKLDLNRYLDDKRDASAKKAAPRAAGGKWDFRFLRAFNAKGELRVKELSGWRFKVQDLKLPLSLENGRLSCGPNTGRFYGAPLQSQAAIDFTKGLRFESSLSVTDFDLTAASRDRGGSAALGGRGSISSEVRGALTGPGQLPAALNGLWRFSVRDGSYQKRGTDGRLKGKPTRFDLASASGDIASGVVHSGDFSLQGPGLKVHGGGWIDLNKETLDCNFTVNMKNLPDFPLRLYGSLHDSKTSIGAGKLILNTIGGITSGFVDVLGGIVEGTWKLFR; encoded by the coding sequence ATGTTTTTGACTGCCCGCCGCTTACGTCTTCTTCTGCGCATTTTCCTGGCGCTGCTGCTTGTGCTGTCGGTTCTGCTGGCGACGGCCTTCTATCTTTTGCAGCGTAATCCCGAGGCTCTCACCCGCCACTATCTGGACGGGATTTCCGCGCGCACGGGCCTGATCTTCTGTGTGGAAGCCGTGGACGTGGTGCTTTTGCCCGTGCCTTCCATCGCGGTGAGCAACGCCTCGGTGCGGGGAAAGGACCTGCATTTCTCCGTGGCCTATGCCACGCTGCGGCCTGATTTTCTGGCTCTGCTGCGCGGGGAATTCGTGCCGCGCAACATTTCCCTGCTGCGGCCCAAGCTGGGCGGCGCGCTGCCCCTGCCCCTGGGGGACATGGACGCGCTGGCGGCCCGCCTGCGCGGGAACGGCGGCGGCCTGCCCGATTTGCCCGACGGCTGCCGCATGACCATTGTCCAGGGAGAAGCCGAGCTCATCGGCACAGACGGCGCGCACCTGCAATTGAGCGGCCTGCAATGCCGCCTGGACACGGAAGCCCCGGCCGCTGTCAGCGGCAGGGTGCATCTGGGCGCGGTTCTGCTGCGGCGGCAGGGAGCGCCCCTGATCCGTCTGGACAATTTTCTGGCCGAGGGGGAAAGCGACCTGCGGACGCCGCTCACGGCCACGCCCAAGCTGCGGCTCAGCGGCTCGCTGCGCTGGCCGCCTTTTCTTGAGCGCTTCAACATGGCCCTGGATCTGCAGGGCGGGGCCACGGGCTGGACGGCGCGCGCGGATCTGCGCGGGGAACTGGCCAAGGACCGGGAGTCGCTGCCGTTCTCCGTGGCGGGCACGGCGGCCATGCGCGGCAGCGAGCCGATTGTCAACCTGGAGCGACTCCGGCTGGAGCTCGGGCCGGACAGCGGGGAGCTCAGCGGGACCTTGCGCCTGCCCGGCGCGCTGCAAAACAAGGAACAGGGCTTCAGCCTGGACGGGCGCCTGCTGCTGCACCGCGCGAGCCTGACCCAGTGGCTGGGCTTTGCCCGCAATCTCGCGCCCGGCCTGCAACTGGCCCTGGACAACCTTACCGACGGCAGCCTGGATTTTCATCTGGACGGCCTGGGCCTGACGGTGCCGCGCATTGCGGTGCGCTGCGCCGGGGCGCGTTTTACCGGTTCGGGCGGGGTTGCCAGCTGGGTCAAGCCGGAGGTGGCTCTGGATCTCAGGGCCGAGCGCCTCAACCTGGGACTGGCGATTCCCGAGTCCGTGGGCAAGCCGCCCCTGGGGCCCCGTTTTTTTCACGATTCGTTGACGCCTCTGCCCGGCGAGCCTCTCAAACCCGGCGAAACCGGCGTGGACTACGACATCCGGCTGGCCGCCGCGAAAGTGGATTACGGCCCTCTGCTCATTGAGGACGCCAAGGTGGTCATCAGCCCCGGCAAGATGGACAAAAACGGCCTGGAAGACACCCTGCTCACGGCGGAGGGGCGGCTCTACGGCGGCAGCGTGCGCGGAGAGTGCATTCTGGGCGGCGGTCCCGAGCTTCCCTATGCCATCAAGATGCGCTTCCGCGACGTGAACGGCGCTCCCCTGGGCAAGGCGATGCCCGTGCTGCCCATCAAAAGCGGCCGCCTGCGGGCCGATGTGGACATCATGAGTCAGGGCCGAGAACTGGACGTCTTTCTGGGCAAACTGCGGGGTACGGTGAGCGCGCGCGGCGAGCAGGGGGCCCTGCGCCTGCCCGGCGCGTCCGGAAGCCTGGCCTTCACGGGCATGGATGTGGAACTCAAGGCCCGTTCCGCCGCCTGGGAAAAGGGCCGTCTGGGCCTGGACGGCCAGTGGAGCGGCGCGCTGGACAGCGTGGACCTGAACGGCCGGGCGGATCTGAACGGTCGACTTTGGTTCAGCGGCGACGGCGGCGGCAACGGCAATCTGGACTTTCAGAACCTGCCCGGCAGCCTGGCGCTGCGCCTGAGTCCGGCGCTCAGCGCTCTGCCCGAGGGCCTGCAGGCGGACTTGAGCGGCGAATTTTCCTGCCAGGGCGCGCGCAACCAGCTCGCTGTCGGCAAGGCCCATGCCAATGCGCTGGGCGTGGAGCTGCGGGGCCAGGCCCAGGTCAACAGCGGCAAGGGCGGCCTTGCCTGGCAGGGCTCGGTTTCCGCGTTCAGCCGGGACCTGGGCCGTACCCTGCGGCAGGCTTTCAGCACGGCGGCCAAGCTGCCGCCCGACCTGAACACGCTCTCTCTGGAGACGGATTTCAAGGGCACTTCGGAGACGCTCTCTCTCAGCAACATCCGCGCCCGCGTGGACCAGAGCACGGTCAGCGGCTCGCTGAGCGCCTCCATGCGCAAGTCGCAGCCGGTTCTGGATTTCAATCTCAGCGTGGACAAGTTAGACCTGAATCGCTACCTGGACGACAAAAGGGACGCTTCCGCCAAAAAGGCCGCGCCCAGGGCGGCGGGCGGCAAATGGGACTTCCGCTTCCTGCGGGCCTTCAACGCCAAAGGCGAACTGCGCGTCAAGGAACTGTCCGGCTGGCGTTTCAAGGTGCAGGATCTCAAGCTGCCGCTCAGCCTGGAAAACGGGCGGTTGAGCTGCGGGCCCAACACTGGCCGTTTTTACGGCGCGCCCCTGCAAAGCCAAGCCGCCATCGACTTCACAAAGGGTCTGCGTTTTGAGAGTTCCCTCTCCGTGACGGACTTCGACCTGACCGCCGCCAGCCGGGACAGGGGCGGCAGCGCGGCCCTGGGAGGCCGGGGCAGCATCAGTTCCGAGGTCCGGGGCGCCCTGACCGGACCGGGCCAGCTGCCCGCCGCCCTGAACGGCCTCTGGCGTTTTAGCGTGCGCGACGGTTCCTACCAGAAACGCGGCACTGACGGCCGACTCAAGGGCAAGCCCACGCGTTTTGATCTGGCCTCGGCCTCGGGCGATATCGCGTCCGGGGTG
- a CDS encoding glycosyltransferase: MQRLLWIGSPFFCQSLRSCGWQDVALHNFEDARVFCWEELVRLAGFIPDVLVVADKSRPPFVLGMESFPCLTVFYSVDSHIHSWQPLYAQGFDACLVSLRDDLELFSGPFLPPERVWWSPPFAQDDDQPRPGTPKLWDCLFVGTVNENTPRRAAFLRELASRLPGLRQTRGNYRELFPQGRVLLNHCEHGDLNFRVFEAMGCGGCLVTPRVGHGLAKLFVDGEHLVGYTPDDAGDALFRIELLLKNPELVTYIGETALAETDARHRARHRAQAFTDHLCDLWMQDAAALIAARQARAEAIREECLKMPYLLWAEELAEPDLKAAYLAAARGNYGLAGLEHFHNKRKSQA; this comes from the coding sequence ATGCAACGTCTGTTATGGATCGGCAGCCCTTTTTTCTGCCAGTCTCTGCGCTCCTGCGGCTGGCAGGATGTGGCCCTGCACAATTTTGAAGACGCCCGCGTATTCTGCTGGGAAGAACTGGTGCGCCTGGCCGGGTTCATCCCGGACGTATTGGTGGTGGCCGACAAAAGCCGCCCGCCCTTTGTGCTGGGCATGGAGAGCTTTCCCTGTTTGACGGTTTTTTACAGCGTGGATTCGCACATCCACAGCTGGCAGCCCCTGTACGCCCAGGGCTTCGACGCCTGCCTGGTTTCCCTGCGCGACGATCTGGAGCTTTTTTCCGGCCCCTTTCTGCCGCCCGAGCGCGTCTGGTGGTCGCCGCCCTTCGCACAGGACGACGACCAGCCCCGCCCCGGCACGCCCAAGCTCTGGGACTGCCTGTTCGTGGGCACGGTCAACGAAAACACGCCCCGGCGCGCCGCCTTTCTGCGGGAACTGGCGAGTCGCCTGCCGGGCCTGCGCCAGACGCGCGGCAACTACCGCGAGCTCTTTCCGCAGGGACGCGTGCTGCTCAACCATTGCGAGCACGGGGACCTGAATTTCCGGGTCTTTGAAGCCATGGGCTGCGGCGGCTGCCTGGTGACGCCGCGCGTGGGCCACGGCCTGGCCAAACTTTTCGTGGACGGCGAACATCTGGTGGGCTACACGCCGGACGATGCGGGAGACGCGCTGTTCCGCATCGAACTTCTGCTCAAGAATCCCGAGCTGGTGACCTATATCGGGGAAACCGCCCTGGCCGAGACTGACGCCAGGCACCGGGCCAGGCACCGGGCACAGGCCTTCACGGACCATCTCTGCGATCTCTGGATGCAGGATGCCGCCGCGCTGATCGCCGCGCGCCAAGCCAGAGCCGAGGCCATCCGCGAGGAATGCCTGAAAATGCCCTATCTGCTCTGGGCCGAGGAGCTGGCGGAACCTGATCTCAAGGCCGCCTATCTGGCCGCGGCCAGAGGAAATTACGGGCTGGCGGGATTAGAGCATTTTCACAATAAGCGAAAATCTCAAGCGTAA